A portion of the Oncorhynchus gorbuscha isolate QuinsamMale2020 ecotype Even-year linkage group LG07, OgorEven_v1.0, whole genome shotgun sequence genome contains these proteins:
- the LOC124039412 gene encoding uncharacterized protein LOC124039412, whose protein sequence is MAVAVISNTSLFVMAVAVISNTSLFVMAVAVISNTSLFVMAVAVISNTSLFVMAVAVISNTSLFVMAVAVISNTSLFVMAVAVISNTSLFVMAVAVIFNTSLFVMAVAVISNTSLFVMAVAVISNTSLFVMAVAVISNTSLFVMAVAVISNTSLFVMAVAVISNTSLFVMAVAVISNTSLFVMAVAVISNTSLFVMAVAVISNTSLFVMAVAVISNTSLFVMAVAVISNTSLFVMAVAVISNTSLFVMAVAVISNTSLFVMAVAVISNTSLFVMAVAVISNTSLFVMAVAVIFNTSLFVMAVAVISNTSLFVMAVAVISNTSLFVMAVAVISNTSLFVMAVAVISNTSLFVMAVAVISNTSLFVMAVAVISNTSLFVMAVAVISNTSLFVMAVAVISNTSLFVMAVAVISLYL, encoded by the exons ATGGCAGTAGCTGTAATCTCCAATACATCACTGTTCGTAATGGCAGTAGCTGTAATCTCCAATACATCACTGTTCGTAATGGCAGTAGCTGTAATCTCCAATACATCACTGTTCGTAATGGCAGTAGCTGTAATCTCCAATACATCACTGTTCGTAATGGCAGTAGCTGTAATCTCCAATACATCACTGTTCGTAATGGCAGTAGCTGTAATCTCCAATACATCACTGTTCGTAATGGCAGTAGCTGTAATCTCCAATACATCACTGTTTGTAATGGCAGTAGCTGTAATCTTCAATACATCACTGTTCGTAATGGCAGTAGCTGTAATCTCCAATACATCACTGTTCGTAATGGCAGTAGCTGTAATCTCCAATACATCACTGTTCGTAATGGCAGTAGCTGTAATCTCCAATACATCACTGTTCGTAATGGCAGTAGCTGTAATCTCTAATACATCACTGTTCGTAATGGCAGTAGCTGTAATCTCCAATACATCACTGTTCGTAATGGCAGTAGCTGTAATCTCCAATACATCCCTGTTCGTAATGGCAGTAGCTGTAATCTCCAATACATCCCTGTTCGTAATGGCAGTAGCTGTAATCTCCAATACATCACTGTTCGTAATGGCAGTAGCTGTAATCTCCAATACATCACTGTTCGTAATGGCAGTAGCTGTAATCTCCAATACATCACTGTTCGTAATGGCAGTAGCTGTAATCTCCAATACATCACTGTTCGTAATGGCAGTAGCTGTAATCTCCAATac atcACTGTTCGTAATGGCAGTAGCTGTAATCTCCAATACATCACTGTTCGTAATGGCAGTAGCTGTAATCTCCAATACATCACTGTTTGTAATGGCAGTAGCTGTAATCTTCAATACATCACTGTTCGTAATGGCAGTAGCTGTAATCTCCAATACATCACTGTTCGTAATGGCAGTAGCTGTAATCTCCAATACATCACTGTTCGTAATGGCAGTAGCTGTAATCTCCAATACATCACTGTTCGTAATGGCAGTAGCTGTAATCTCTAATACATCACTGTTCGTAATGGCAGTAGCTGTAATCTCCAATACATCACTGTTCGTAATGGCAGTAGCTGTAATCTCCAATACATCCCTGTTCGTAATGGCAGTAGCTGTAATCTCCAATACATCCCTGTTCGTAATGGCAGTAGCTGTAATCTCCAATACATCACTGTTCGTAATGgcagtagctgtaatctctctttACCTCTAA